The proteins below come from a single Balaenoptera musculus isolate JJ_BM4_2016_0621 chromosome 1, mBalMus1.pri.v3, whole genome shotgun sequence genomic window:
- the LOC118890762 gene encoding 28S ribosomal protein S21, mitochondrial-like — MTKHLKFIARTVMVQEGNVEGAYRTLNRILTMDGLIEDIKRRRYYEKPCRRRQRESSETCRRIYNMEMARKINFLMRKNRADPWQGC; from the coding sequence ATGACAAAACATCTGAAGTTCATTGCCAGGACTGTGATGGTACAGGAAGGGAACGTGGAAGGTGCATACAGGACCCTAAACAGAATCCTTACCATGGATGGGCTCATTGAGGACATAAAGCGACGGCGATACTACGAGAAGCCTTGCCGCCGGCGACAGAGGGAAAGCTCTGAAACCTGCCGGCGAATCTACAACATGGAAATGGCTCGCAAGATCAACTTCTTGATGCGAAAGAATCGGGCGGATCCATGGCAGGGCTGCTGA